A segment of the Manis javanica isolate MJ-LG chromosome 10, MJ_LKY, whole genome shotgun sequence genome:
AAGTTATCTCAGCTAATGACAGCAAAGTTAAACAGATGTCTGCATGATTTTCCAGTTAAATAGTACTAAACAGATGCATTCAAggcagaatattttaaatttgaatcatTGTGGTATCTATGGAAATAACATTTTCAGATTTAGAATCATAGGACTCACCTCCTGTGCTTAATAGACACACAAAATTCTCACCTCTTGCCTACCTCTTAAATGTTGGTGTTTCCTGGAGTTCTGATCTCAACTGTTTCTCCCCTAATTCACACCTGTTGCTTCACTCATAAGCAAGTTAGATCTCTCTTCTGAGAGAtctaatatatattcattatactaTGAATTATAATGTGACATTTCCACATCCTATAGGTAGGTCCTATAGGTAGGTGGTCTCCAAACTTAAATTGTGCATAAGTAAATATGTTGACTGTGCCCCTCaaaatgtacatttatttataaacaagGTAAATGTATGATGGTCAGTCTATGTACATATTAGaaaccattttttgtttttaagataatATGTTCTTTCCCAATAGATCTCCTTATATATCTCCTAGGGTATGAGTACTTTAATTTAGAGATGACTGCTATAGGCATCttagtataatttaaaattaagagtTCAGGCTCTGGAGTAGATTGCCCATGTGACTGTGAACAAGTAACTTCTCTATGCCTccgtttccttatttgtaaaatgagatgaTAACAGTACCTATCCTCATAGGGTATTGTTGTTTAATAAAGACTGGGTTTTATCTGGAGTTCCTGGCTAAGAGCTTCTAAAATGCTTGAAATTTCCCAACTAAGAGGAGTGTCTGTTTCTCATGAGCCCCTTGGCTCATACCTGAATTTAAGCTTAAGAGGTAGACCTTGGTGGGCTCCTACCTAGTTTCAGAATGTGGTTAGTCATGTCAGAAAGACCAGCCATGTGATTAGAGGCTTCCTAGACCTTTAGAGAGGAGAGTAGTACTAGAGATTCAGTTTAGTCACATGGCCAATGATCCAATTCATTCATCATACCTACCTATGAAGCCCCAGTAAAAACTCGGGACACTGAAGCTCTGTGAAGTTTCTTGGTAAACACACTAATGTGCTGGGAGGGTGACATGCCCTGATTCCTGTGAGAGGGCACAGAAGCTTTGAGTTGGGGACCCTCCCACGCCTACCCTATGTGTCTACTTGGCTGATCCTGATTTGTATAGTTTATAACAAAACTTGTAAGTATagcactttcctgagttctgtaagtAGTTCTAGTGTAATATCAAATGGGAACCCCTGAATTTGTAGCCAGTTGGTTAGAAGTGGGTGACCTGGGAACCCCAAATAGCTAGTGTCTGAAGGGCACTCTGTTCAGGAACCATGTCCTTAAAACTTGTGACATCTGATGTGAGCTCCAGGTGGTCAGCATCAGTGTTGAATTGTATTGCAGTATACCAGGTGGTGTCAAAAacagttatttatttaaagaaacaatataTAAAGCAGAGACCGTTCCACATCATAAGCGCTCATCAAATTAAGTGTCAGCTATTGTTCTATCCTTTGCACTCATTGTTCCAACAtacctgttcttttttctttgttctttatgtTAGTGAAAGGCACACCTCTCACCTGTTTGCCCAAGCCAACCTAGGAATCATCCTTGATTCCTCCTTTACTTTTCCCAATCACATAGTTGCTGAGTtttcaatatttctagaatatatcTCCTATTTCCACTGTTCCCGCCTTTAGATCCAATTCCTCATCTAATTGGATCCTCGGTCTTAATTTTCTCCCCTCCTTTGCAAATCATCtctaatcattttctttttcctctcaacatttttttttcatggggaAATATGATATACATGGAAAATAgtacataaaatgtaaatgacCAGATTAATAAAGAGCTGTAAAGCAAACACATGTAATTATGGGTCAAGAAATAGAATACTGCAGGCATCCTAGAAGCTTCCCAGGTTTCCCTTTCTGGCACCGAGTTTTATGACATTAGTTTTCTTCCTTGTCTTTATAGTGTGATCATCTGTATCCCTAAGCAAACAGTTTCATATTGCCTGTTTTTGATCCTTTTATAAAGCAGGCATAATTCTAAACTGCCATTCTATGTTACTTCCCTGTTTAAAACCCTCACTGGCTCAGTTAATCTAGTTACTCCTCAGTTTACAGCCATATACATCTATTGTGGATTTGTTTATATCATTTTAGCTAAATTATAACTTTTCCAGAATTCCGTTCTCTGCATTGTTTTTGGCTCCTAAGAGACATTTTGCTTGAGATTTGAAGGTCCAGGTTGAAGCAGCAGCTGCCATATTCTCCGTGCATGTGGAAGGCTTGGGGCAGGGCAGCAGGTGCTGTTACAGCTTGCGTATGGTGGTGTTTATCTGCTCCCACCTCACCGTTTTGGGGCAGTAGCCCAGCCCGTAAATCCTTCAGCTCTTTCTGAATCGTCTCCTTTAGCTCCTGTGGCTCCTGTGGCTCCTGATAAAGGGTGCCAGCTTCTCCTGTAGGGCACGCTGTGATCAAAGCTGGAATCAGTAAGAGACTGACTCAAGTCTCCACCTACTTGTCTTTGTGATTTCCTGCCCATCCTTGCAGGTTCCAGGTTATTTTTCTTCAGCAGCTGCTGCCTTGCAGCATGTTTGAACAATAAGTGCAAAGGACAGAACAATAGCTGACACTTAATTTAATGAGCGCTTATGATGTGCAACGAGCTCTGCTTTAtatattgtttctttaaataaatacctGTTTTGATACCCCCTGGTATACTGCAATACAATTCAACACTGCTGCTGACCACCTGGAGCTCACATCAGATGTCACAAGTTTTAAGGACATGGTTCCTGAACAGAGTGCCCTTCAGACACTAGCTATTTGGGGTTCCCAGGTTACCCACTTCTAACCAACTGGCTACAAATTCAGGGGTTTTCATTTGATATTACACTAGAACTacttacagaactcaggaaagtgctATACTTACAAGTTTTGTTATAAACTATACAAATCAGGATCAGCCAAGTAGACACATAGGCTTCAGCATTGGAAACATAAGCAAAAGCCCAACGTGGACTGTTTAAACAGCTCCCCAAATTGCTTACAGTCATATCTCTGTAATAATTCCCTTTTTACATATCACTACTAGTAGTTTTGCTTCTCTGGTTAAACCCTGACTGACACAGAATTAGGTATTGGAAGCTTCTGGAGGAACATAACCGTGTGGTTCTCTGAATTGGTTCTGGGTTATCTGGAATTGATTCCCTGGTCTGATTAAAGATATTATGGCCACTTTTTTCAGAAGCAAAGATGATGCTTGCAGTCTATGGCTTAAAACTATCGCCTGTAGATTATTCTTAGGTCAGATGCCTATACTAAAAAGCAAGGCTTTTGGTGATCAGGTGTTTACTGACATAGAACATTTACTGGAGATAAGGGGTGTAGTAAGGTTGGTTACCTCTAAGTGTGCTGGAGAACTTGGGCGAACAAAATGATGGGCTCAGGGCTTTTAATTCCTAGCTCAAGGTCCTGTGAGGGAATTGAAAGCTTTATGATTTTCCAAAAGACACTCTTAACTCCTTAGCCATGaggctgatatttttaaaaaacatacatggAAACCAATCCTGTGAGTAGCTAATCATAACCCAAAATTCCCAGCCTCACAAAGTTCCTTATCTTAAAGTTAGGGCATTGCTTTGGAAGTAGTGGACCCTGAAAACTGGGATGGGAACATACGGGCAGATTTCAGTGAAACTGGCTCCTTGGCCCTCAATATTTTACTGAGACTTCTTTGCCAGTAGAAACAGTCCTTCCATCACTGTCTGAGAATGATTAAAACTTGGACCAAAGGTAATCTCCACTAAATGAAGTTGAACTTGCAGAACCTCCTCCGTGTATTTGTGACAGAGCAGTGATTCTTCTTTACTGGGGCAGTTTTGTTTCCGAGGGAAATCTGACAGTATCTGGAGACGTTTTTGGTTACCGTGGGAGTGGGTGGGTACTATTGGCATCTCACGGGCAGGGATGCTGTTGAACATTCTCTAATACACAGAACAGCCCACAACAAATCATGCCTTTTGGGGGATTCCTTAGTACACCCATGTCCTGTGATTAAAAACAGTGGAAAACTACACTTAGTACAGGCAGGCTGACTAATGACCCAGACCATCTTGGATTGAAGGCTTGGGTTACCTCACCAGGCAAATAACCAAGGTGCTTGCTAAAGGCAACTGGAATAGGAAATGGCTGATAGAAGAGCATAGTTATAATACCAGTCATGACCATTTGACCAGTTGCAGAAAGACAGACTGatagttctgtgtatttcttccttattttgatATGAATATACTTGTGTAGACATTAGccaatttcttttatatttgccACTTTCATTTACCTATGATCTAAAATAAGAAGTGTTAATAGTAGTTAACTGTATTCCTCCAAATTTAAGTCACAGGATGTCAAAGGAGAAAGTGACTCAGCTCAAAGATAAATCAACATCACCCAAAGATGGATAAAGAGGTTTTGTATCCTCTTTTAGGAGAGAATTAACATGTTTCTGGTTATGCAAGGGGTGGTTGATTTTGCCAAAGTCTCTACTTTAAAGTTAAGTGTATTAAAAGAGGTGTATGTGGATGCCAAGTTGACAAGGGGTGGACAGTGATGTATTTGTGTCAACTTAGCTAAAGTGTAATTACATTTTCCATAATACTTTTCCTTCTATTCCAAATTATTGTACTAGAGACTAGAAGGCAGAAGTGAAGCAGCAGCCAAATTCTCTTTATGCCTGGAGCATTTTTGTACTCATCTGCTGACCCACCTTGTCAGCATGGGAAGCAGTCAGGAGTACAACTACTGTGGGTCCTACTGAatttcctccttccccttcaCTGACTTCTTGGCCAGGTCCATGTTTAGCTCCAGGATGAAGGATATCTGCTTTTTCTATGTCACTGCCATCATTGAATTTGGAGTCTTAGAGACGGTAAGAAATCCATAAGGGTTCCAGTCCATCCTGTGTTCTAGTTCATCCTTGCAGGTTCTAGGTTTTTCTTGCTTCTACCACTTTacatctgttttctttctaattCCATGCCCTGCCTTCTTTGGGCCCCATCTCCTGATACATAAACAAAAACCTCACAATTACATAAGTCCAAAAGCCTAtagtaaacctttttttttctgttagtacTAGTAATTCTGCTTCTTTCATCAAACACTGATTGATGCACTTCCCATACCAAGCTATGTAGAGTTCCACTAACACTCCATgtctctctgcctgttttttcCTATGTCTAGAGTCACACTTCTCTGCCTAGTGAAATCCTCCACATTCTTGGCTCACCACATGGTTTCATCCCGAGAGAAGCCTCGTCTGGACCCTCAGCCCTGTTGTTCACAGCCTCTATTTGGGCCTGTGCTTCCATACCAACCTGGGCTACCTCTGTAATAGTACCTGAGGTTTTATGTTGTCTTCTTCTGTTCTTGGTCTCTCTCCCTAAGAACACTAAAGTATTTGAGGGCAGGGGCTGAGTCTTATCTCTGTATCTCTAGATCAGCACAGTGCCTTGaacatagcaagtgctcaataaatgtttgctgaatgatttaaaaatgagcacaGTAACTTTGTAGTAAAGTTTCATGTTGTATTTTGTTCAAGACTCATGTACCACAACCCATAGTAATGTGATAATTACCATATAACTTCCGGTATGCCAGCCCCTCACCCATCATTCCATAATCATAGACCTATTCTTAGGCTAATTCTATTCTACACAGCAGGAAGCGGGTTAAGAACACTGTGACTTGTTCTTATTGATATAGGCCCCACAAAAACTGGATGGTTTAGGTCCCAAAGTCAACTTGTGAGAACTATCTGATTAATCTGTTGATATAACCTGATTTAACTGATAATTTGACACCTCTTCTTTGGATTTGATTATGTAAGTATTGCCTAATTTATAGACTTAAAAAAAGTTTTGCCTATTCATTGAACttggaataaaaggaaaataggGATATTGAGACTTGTGGgctctaaaaatgttttcttcccagTTTAAATTACTTTAGTAATTATATCTACTGTTCAGATAGCCTAGGAACTATGACTTGCGCTCTTACATGATAAAGGCTGGGATCTGTACCCACTGCTTTTAGCTGAGTTATATACGGTATGAACTATTCCCTACTCCTTTCACTATAGAGGATAACAGAACCTGTAAcctagtttgttctttttttaaatgaagtataatTGAGATAcaacattatattcatttcaggtatacaacataatgatttagtATTTGTACATATTGTGGGAtaaccacaataagtctagtttaCATCCACCATCATACataattacagaattttttttcttgtgatgagaacttttaaaatctacttccttagcaactttaaaatatggaataatatatacagtattattaactagtCACCATGCTGTTGTTATATACtcagacttatttattttttaactggaagtttgtaccttttgtttACTGTTTGAAATACTAAGAAATTAAGCCTatatagcagcagactcaacCAAGTGAAGATCACTGTCTTTCTTAGCATTCCTCCTCCATTATATCATCTTGATACAATATTCATCTTCtaatatgaatgaataaaataaataaaagtactctCAAAGCTGAACACAAGATACAAATCAAGCAGGTTACCTAGAGTCACAGCTCCTACAACAAATCCTTGGGCAGCAACTCTCATGTGGATAAGATGAATTgacattttcttatcttttttgtaCTTTAACTTGTAAAGCCCATAGGATACCACAGTCATAAAGCCTGCTATCCCTGTGAATTAAAAGAGTAAGGGTTATACAAGTAATAGGCGAGAATTCCAAGAGCTGAGAGAACTGAATAAAAGACTTTTCAAAGGATCAGTACTTAGAAGATAAGTAGGAAAGATACTGAAGAATACTTTATAAAGAGAACCGTGCTGGCTTTGATCcaccaaatttaaaaatggacccTTCACATTCATGGAttcaatattttcagttttggCTCTTCCCAGGAAAACCTGAACCCTATAGTATAGTAACTTGTCTAGCAAATGCTGATTTATTTGAGGTGTGATTTTGAATTGGGCATGCTGCCAGGCTTTTATCTAGAGTAAGTCATTAACCAGTGagcaaaccaaccaaacaacCCAGCAGCCATAGCTTTTGAGTGTTTGTTTGGCTTTACTCCTCTCTACTTGTTGtgaaataagaaacaaatctGGTAAAGTGATAAAACTTCaatcatctgtaaaaatgagacATTAAACTTTAATGAGAGATGAAAAGGTAGGAATGAATATTTTGCACAAGAAGTATGTGACTCTGGGGAGAACTGTGATTCTAGAAAACTCCAGAAGGCCACATACATATTTCTGTATTCCCTGCAAATGTCAAGGGGTGAATGTACTGCTGTGATGATCAAGATCCTATGTAATTGTCTCTAAAACAAAACGGATCAAATTTAATAAGAAAGATTCTGGGAAGAGATTTAAAACACAGAGAACTTAATCCATTATAAatcaaaataaccaaaataacagATAAAGgagtaattatttaataaatactattaGTATAATTTACTGGTGTAGAGAACTAACTTGGATTTGTATCTCACACCAGACccgataaaaaaaaattatagacaagtgagaataaatgtaaaacagagcaaaaataacaaaaatgagaaTGTAGAATAGCATATTTGTAACATCTAACAGAGGGTAAGGTAGTCTTTAAGAGAACATGACAAGGACAGAATGCTATGTTTGACATAAGAATATAGAAAACTTTTGCTTAATAAAAGTGTGGGTCTGTTTTTGGGTTCTCTCTTCTAGCCTATTGATCTGTGCTTCTAACCCTCCATCAATACTgcagtgtcttgattactgtagcaaTGTATACATAATAAGATTTACTATCAGGTGGGTGATTTTTCccactttatcttttaaaaaaagaagattgTTTAGTCATGCTAAGACTTGTgctttccatatacattttagaataagcttgtcTATGTCTACAAAACACCTTGCTGGGATTTTGGGAGGAATTACACTAAACCTATAGACCAATTTGGGGAGAACAGACATCTTTACTATATATTGAGTCTTGTAATCCATTAACACAGTGGTGTctacatttatttaggtctttgagtTCTTCAATTAGCACTTTGTAATTTTTGGCATACAGATTCTGTACACGTTAAGCATATACCtaagcatttcattttctttggagtgATTGTAAATGGTaccatgtttttaatttcagtgtctATATGTTTGCTAGCATATAGAAGTACAATTGATATTTATATAGGATAGTAAGTTTTGATTAACTGTTGGCACATGTGTGTCTCTGGGTGGGTGATGATATATTCTCACAGGATccatttaataaatggaaataagaatCAGTAAATAATCACATTTATATGTATGTCTTATGGGCTGATTagcaataaatgaaattgaaataaaacagcaaacataaaaacagcaaaaaacaagTAACAATAAAGTGATGATAGGCACGTTGAGAACTAGGTATAATGCTGAAAGCTCTTAAAGTTTAGCCAAATTGTTCTGGAAAGAGCTCTGGTCATATATTAGTGGTATAAAACTGAACATGCTTCCTGCCCTGGAAATTTATACTCtagaaacaagcaaaacaaaagtcGAGTTCACACAAAAGTGTTTATGGCTACACTATGTATGTGGAAAAACTAAACAATCTAAATAGTCCAGAGGAAAAATTGCCATagttacttaaaaacaaaatttggggatcaaaagttatatgtggattttcaactgcatgggggATTGACTCCCTAGATCCTGTGTAGTTCAGGGATCAtttgtatgtataaaatacaGCACAGACCTTAACAGTGATCATAAGGTAATTTTAAACAAGATAAATAGGTTATAATGATGTAAgtcatttaaaatgacaaaaatattttgtaatttatgtGCATAGGATATTGCATCCTGCAGCAGGAaatatagtattgttaaaatAACAATAGCTATACAAAGTATTCAATAACATATACacaaattttattgttatttttctaacaGAAACTTGGCTCTCTTCCCTTATCAAATCAATGCTCTGTTATGACTtaaattggttttgtttctttttgagatTAAAGTCTGAACCTTTCTGTTTTCCATATAGTGTCTTTGTAGTTTGTATATAATTGAATTTATTCAATTAGCTGGAAACACTTTTATCTTTCTCCtttaatcaacctaaatgtctcTGGCAAAATAATTTAACTTACAACAGGCACAGGATTAATCTCTGAGAGTGATCTGTTCAGGTGGCATTGAATTCTTGAATTGTTTTTctagttaaaaatattaagacgaataaatcattataaaattatttgctttaattttctgtGGGTGCCTTTATAAGTTTTAATCACATTAGGTAAAACTTCTAACCATAGGAGTAACTAGTTAGTTATTAGTAACTATTAAGTaaattttgattctttttgatatatCGATAATGATGCTTACGAAGTTGCAGTGACACTTAATGGAAACATATGACTTATACCTGTTTAGAAGGTTTTATGGAATTAATTGCAAACATATGTAAGtctcatttaaataaattattttaatagtttccagacaaaataaacacaagaaaGAGGCCTGGCTGCAGTACACAGTAATAATGATTAATAATGATTAGGGCAGCTTGACCATCCAAAAGAGAACAAGAAAGCTTAGATCTTGAAATATAATAttggattttgttgtttttttctttcctttttggattttgtgggtttttttttaatccacacaTACATATGGTATTTATTTGAATGTAAACTTAGTAAATACATGTTAGGTAAGAATGAGGCTAAGACTCTAAGTCTAATTATAATACCACTTTCTTAATCTAGTTTACTTAACCATCAACCTTGACATCTGGAACACATGAGGAAGCCTGCAAACAGGGCCACTGGGTATGAGCACCACAAAGCTCATGCTCTCAATGGCAGGTAGGTAGGCCTAGGCCTTCACTCAGAGCTTCTTTACCCTGAGTTGATTCACAGTGCTTTTAAGCTTGTGTGTCTAGCTTTTGTTACCACAGGACTCTAGAAGCAGAAGTTTTTGATGGTACCCAACAgtaatggaagaaacagaaaaatctaacaTCAGACACAAGAAGTTAAAGGTTGGAGTTGCTTAAAGGACAAAGAGACATACACATCTCAATAGTCCCCAATAGACTTTCAGTATAATAAACTGATGGTGCTGAGTCATCACAGGGAAGTTGAAGTCCAGACCACTGCATTTAGATTGGCTGGGAACTAATAATTTTTGATAGGCCTTTAATGAAAATGGATTAAGTAGAATAAAATTTGATGcttcataataataatagctaccatttattggcAATTTACCATAGACTAGAAACTATTCTGAAAGTTTAACTCATGCTTAGAGGGGGTTAACTTCAATTATCTGAAAACATgcaattatataaaacatttcagtGCATTCACACTGGATATGGGCATTGTGTTACTACAGTTTTCCAGTATCCAGTCAAGGCTTGTACTTACCTATAGGGACAAAAGGGGAGTCCCTAGATTTCCTGATGAGTCGGGATAATTGGCCTTCATCCTCATTTGCTGACCACTGGTtatctgaagacatttttctctCTACTCTGAGTAGGAGATAAATGTGGTTGctgtaaatcattaaaaataatctgtttaCCATCTCCCAGTATACTCCTGATTATGTCTTCTGTCTTCATTTGCTTGACATGCCTGTCTGCTCAGCTGAAATTAACAGTCATCTTTCCTTCACCCTTTTCATTATGGAAgcctttcattttgtttggagggatgtaaaagaaaaatatataaagagaggtAATGATATCCATGAATACAGAGTAAAAACACAGATCATAATTATATTATTCAGTTTCCTTTCACTGCTCAGCATTTGAGATCTTTGTGAACCTCAGAACTCCATCCACAAGCAGTTAAGAACACATTTTCTTCTacacaatttaattttaaagaatgatGGAAGTGccaacacagacaaaaatacttTCAGATTTACAGGTAATGGGAGAACAATCACTTCAATTCTGCAGAATGTGCAGGGTATTATAAAGGCATTGAGATTTACCAAGCACCTGCCATGGACCAGGTGCTGTATTAGAGAATGGGAATAATCCTCCTTGTTTACACAGGATGAATGAAGAAACTGGCAAGAGCAACTGTAATCACAATCGATGCATTTTAGCAGCACCTCAGTCTGTTATCTGTGCAACCCACTATTTGCACCTCAAAATTCAAATATGATGGTTTCATCCTATGAATCAACTTTGATCAGAAAACATAACCCGGTAAGTGGCAGAAGCACAGTACCTTTGGTGTATCCCATTAGCTGTTAGTCTGTCTCCTGGTGTCCCTTGAGCAGGAAGCTGTAGATCAGAACAGGCTCTGTAAGGTCAGGACACATCTACATGCAATTTCCAACTAATTGATAATGGGAAAGCCCAGAAACACACACCCTAGGGGGAGTGGCCAGCTCGTATTGGCCAAGGTTTCCACAGCCTTGCTGGAAACTCACTGGCAGCACCTGGACCACATACATCTTGCTTTCAGAGACAACATTAAAGCACTTGAAGAAGCCTTTACTTAATTCTGCCTTCACAGGGGAGCTCCCAACTCCCCTCTGTGGCTGGGAATCCTGCTATCCGACTCCAGGGCCCCAGATTGAGAGGGAAGGGCTCAGTTACACACTGGATTTGTGAGTGATGGTTGGCTATCTGAGGCCAAGATTCTTGACTTGTAGGAATATGTGCTTGCCAAGGGCCAACAACTGCAGTACGGATCTTGGGCTGAGCTACTGCGAGCCTGGTCAAGTGAGGAGCCTGCCGGGGGTCACCGGGCCATGAGGCCTTGGCACCTGCAGCTCATACAGATCCTTGAACAGCACGTGCTCCCTGCAAGGAAGTCGTGAAGTAACTGCGCCCTGGGCCAATCTGAGGACAGGAAGGGCTCGTGCTGAGCGAGCCGCTGCCAGACGCCTGCGTGCACCTTGACGCTACTGTGGGTCCCGGGGCAGGTGGGAAGCGGACGCAGCTTTAGCTTCTGTTGTACGAAGCAGCCTTGGGCCCCTTGAGAAGTCCCGGCTCACTGCCTCCTTCCACCTGCAGCCACAAAGGCCGGAGCATGAGGGCAGAGGACCAGGTAGTGTTCGCGTTTTTTTCTTaatagcttttaatttttaaataatttaggatttacagaaaagttccCAAAATAACACAAAGAACTATATGTCTGACACCTGGATTCCCCTTTGTTAACATTTAGCCTCATTTGTTTAACTTTCTCTCTAGAAaggattcttttcctcctccatgTGAACCATCTCAGAGAAAGTTACATACTAAT
Coding sequences within it:
- the HIGD1C gene encoding HIG1 domain family member 1C, coding for MTVVSYGLYKLKYKKDKKMSIHLIHMRVAAQGFVVGAVTLGVLCSMYKDYVRPRFFNVFKK